In one Hemitrygon akajei chromosome 3, sHemAka1.3, whole genome shotgun sequence genomic region, the following are encoded:
- the LOC140725760 gene encoding P2Y purinoceptor 1-like isoform X2: MFLLLEERLEQRDELCKVDKDFETYYLPIIYIIVFVTGFIGNGVALWMFIFHMRPWSPITIYMFNLVLADLFYIFSLPILIFYYLKASDWMFGEVLCKLLRFIFYVNLYSGILFLTCISVHRYTGVVHPMKSLGKLNKRLSTIVCVCVWIVVVAGISPILYFSRTHLHTSGTSNSTPQQDTNHTICYDTTSQELLHTYFIYSMNTTFFGFCVPFAIILVCNGFIVKALIRNKMNSQSRSRSVRLVIIVLLVFAISYLPFHVMKNLNLRSRLYYQGIDTCAWNKTVYAMYQVTRGLASLNSSLDPILYFLAGDNFRKRFPNATFRMTFRNETIV; encoded by the coding sequence ATGTTCTTACTTTTGGAAGAACGGCTTGAGCAGAGAGACGAGCTCTGCAAAGTCGACAAGGACTTTGAGACATACTACCTGCCCATCATTTACATCATCGTCTTTGTCACCGGCTTCATCGGCAATGGTGTTGCCCTCTGGATGTTCATATTCCACATGCGACCTTGGAGCCCCATCACCATCTACATGTTCAACCTCGTCCTGGCCGATCTCTTCTACATCTTCTCCCTGCCCATTCTGATCTTTTACTATCTGAAGGCAAGCGACTGGATGTTTGGTGAGGTCCTATGCAAGCTGCTGCGGTTTATATTCTACGTCAACTTGTACAGTGGCATCTTGTTCCTCACCTGCATCAGCGTCCATAGGTACACGGGGGTTGTCCATCCCATGAAGTCACTGGGCAAGCTGAACAAGAGGTTGTCAAccattgtttgtgtgtgtgtgtggattgtcgtGGTGGCAGGCATCTCCCCAATACTCTACTTCTCTAGAACACACCTGCACACCAGTGGTACAAGCAATTCCACACCACAACAAGACACTAATCATACCATTTGTTATGACACGACGTCACAGGAACTCCTTCACACGTACTTCATCTACAGCATGAATACCACCTTCTTTGGATTCTGTGTCCCCTTCGCCATCATCCTGGTCTGCAATGGTTTCATAGTGAAGGCGCTGATACGTAACAAGATGAACTCTCAGTCCCGGAGCAGGTCTGTGCGTCTGGTCATCATTGTGTTACTGGTCTTTGCCATCTCCTACCTGCCCTTCCACGTGATGAAGAATCTAAACCTTCGGTCCAGACTTTATTACCAAGGGATAGACACGTGTGCATGGAATAAAACGGTGTACGCCATGTACCAAGTGACCAGGGGTCTTGCCAGTCTCAACAGCAGTTTGGACCCCATCCTGTACTTTCTGGCTGGTGACAACTTCAGGAAAAGATTTCCTAATGCAACTTTTAGAATGACCTTTCGGAATGAGACCATCGTGTAG
- the LOC140725760 gene encoding P2Y purinoceptor 1-like isoform X1: MHKKERTNPGNGKNMFLLLEERLEQRDELCKVDKDFETYYLPIIYIIVFVTGFIGNGVALWMFIFHMRPWSPITIYMFNLVLADLFYIFSLPILIFYYLKASDWMFGEVLCKLLRFIFYVNLYSGILFLTCISVHRYTGVVHPMKSLGKLNKRLSTIVCVCVWIVVVAGISPILYFSRTHLHTSGTSNSTPQQDTNHTICYDTTSQELLHTYFIYSMNTTFFGFCVPFAIILVCNGFIVKALIRNKMNSQSRSRSVRLVIIVLLVFAISYLPFHVMKNLNLRSRLYYQGIDTCAWNKTVYAMYQVTRGLASLNSSLDPILYFLAGDNFRKRFPNATFRMTFRNETIV, from the coding sequence ATGTTCTTACTTTTGGAAGAACGGCTTGAGCAGAGAGACGAGCTCTGCAAAGTCGACAAGGACTTTGAGACATACTACCTGCCCATCATTTACATCATCGTCTTTGTCACCGGCTTCATCGGCAATGGTGTTGCCCTCTGGATGTTCATATTCCACATGCGACCTTGGAGCCCCATCACCATCTACATGTTCAACCTCGTCCTGGCCGATCTCTTCTACATCTTCTCCCTGCCCATTCTGATCTTTTACTATCTGAAGGCAAGCGACTGGATGTTTGGTGAGGTCCTATGCAAGCTGCTGCGGTTTATATTCTACGTCAACTTGTACAGTGGCATCTTGTTCCTCACCTGCATCAGCGTCCATAGGTACACGGGGGTTGTCCATCCCATGAAGTCACTGGGCAAGCTGAACAAGAGGTTGTCAAccattgtttgtgtgtgtgtgtggattgtcgtGGTGGCAGGCATCTCCCCAATACTCTACTTCTCTAGAACACACCTGCACACCAGTGGTACAAGCAATTCCACACCACAACAAGACACTAATCATACCATTTGTTATGACACGACGTCACAGGAACTCCTTCACACGTACTTCATCTACAGCATGAATACCACCTTCTTTGGATTCTGTGTCCCCTTCGCCATCATCCTGGTCTGCAATGGTTTCATAGTGAAGGCGCTGATACGTAACAAGATGAACTCTCAGTCCCGGAGCAGGTCTGTGCGTCTGGTCATCATTGTGTTACTGGTCTTTGCCATCTCCTACCTGCCCTTCCACGTGATGAAGAATCTAAACCTTCGGTCCAGACTTTATTACCAAGGGATAGACACGTGTGCATGGAATAAAACGGTGTACGCCATGTACCAAGTGACCAGGGGTCTTGCCAGTCTCAACAGCAGTTTGGACCCCATCCTGTACTTTCTGGCTGGTGACAACTTCAGGAAAAGATTTCCTAATGCAACTTTTAGAATGACCTTTCGGAATGAGACCATCGTGTAG